Within the Pseudoxanthomonas sp. YR558 genome, the region TCCCGGCGGCGTCCACGCGCAGGACGAAGTCGCCTTCGCGGCGCAGGATGACCGCATCGCGCGGGACGGCGACCACGCTGCGGGTTTCCGCACTGGGCAGACCGACGTCCACCGCGGTGCCCACCGGGGCCTGCAGGTCCCGCACGGCGATCCGCAGTTCGAGCTGGCGCGAGGCTTCATCGCCGACCGGGACCAATGCACTCACCGGATAGTCGCGCTCGGCGCCGTTGCTGCGCACGCGCACCAGGGTGCCGCGCTCCAGGTGGCGGGCCAGGTCCACCGGGGCGCGCACGCGTACTTCCGGCGCCGCGGTGTCCACCAATCGCGCCACGGACGCACCGGTCACCAGGTACTCGCCGCGTTGGGTATGCCGCTCGGCGACGATGCCGTCGAACGGCGCACGCACCACCATCTGCGAGCGCTGGTGGCGGAGTTGCGCGAGCTGTGCCTGCACGCGTGCGCGGTCCTGCGCCAGCACGTCGCGGTCGGCGCGCAGTTGTTCGTATTGCGCGCGCGCGATGTTCTGTTGCGCGGCGAGCTGGGCGTACCGCTGCTCCTGCCGCGCGGCGAGATCGAGCTGGGCCTGGATGCGGGCGAGGTCGGCTTCGCTCTCGCGCTCGCGCAGGCGCAGTGCGGTGTCGTCCAGTACCGCCAGCGCCTGACCGGCGCGCACGCGCTGTCCGACCTCGGCGACCTGCAGCACACGACCTTCCAACTCGCTCGCCACCCGTGCGTCCTGCCGGCTGATGATGCTGCCGGGCGACCAGTGGCGCGGCGCGAAATCGGTTCGCACCGCCGGCGCGACACTGACGATGGCGGGCGGCGCATCCGCCGCAACAGGAGGGGCGCTGGCATCGGCGTCCAGCCGGAGCAGGGGGAGGGCGAGGACGCCGGCCAGCGCGAGGGCGATGAGGGATTTGTGCAAGGTACGCATGTCGTTCTCCGGAGCAGGGGATCAGGAAACGGGATGGGGGAGCGGCAGGTCTTCCGCCATGAAGCGTGGCGCGGTGCGGCCAGCCAGGCGCAACAGCGCAGGGACGAGCACCACGGTGAACAGCAGGCTGAGCGCGACGCCACCGACCGACACCGCGGCCAGTCCGCGATAGATCACCGCGCCGGGCCCCGGATTGATCGCCATCGGCAGCGCGCCGAGCACACCGGTCAGGGCGGCGATGAGGATTGGACGCAGCCGTTGTTCGAGCGCTTGCTTGAGCGCGTCGTCCAGTGATGCACCGTCGGCCTGCGCTTCACGCGTCTGGGCGACCAGCAGGATGGCGTTGTTGATCACCATGCCCAGCAGCATGATGAAACCGATCATCGACAGGAGATCCAGCGTCTGGCCGGCGACCAGGTCGAGGACGCGCAGGCCGGCGACACCGCCCAGCACCGCCATCGGCAGGGTGGCCATGACGAAAGCGCTGTCGCGCAGTGAGCGGAACATCGCGGCCATCAGCATGAAGAGCACGACCAGCGCCATCGCGAAGTTGATGCCCATGCTGCGCACCACCTCGCCCAGCCGGTCGGCGCTGCCCGAGATGCGGATGGCCGCATCCGGCGGCAGGCTGTCGCGCAGGGTCGGCACGATCTCCTCGTTGACGATGTCCAGCGCTTCTTCCAACGACATCGCCGCGGGCGGATCGACCGTAAGCGTGACCGTGCGACGGCGATCGATGCGGCGCAGCTGGTTCGGCGCCAGCACGGTATCCACCTGCGCCAGATCGGCCAGGCTCAGCACGCCGCCCTGCGGCGTGGCCAGCGGAGCATCGCCCAAGCGCGCGATGTCGTCCTCACCGTTGCTGCGCAGGATGATCGCCAGGCGGCGGTCGCCATCGAAATGCTCGCCCAGCCACTGGCCGTCGCCCAGCGTGCGCACCACCGTGCCCAGCTCCGGGCGCCGCCAGCCGACTTCGGCCAGGCGCCGGTCGTCGGGATTGACGCGCAGCTCCGGGGTGCCGCCGTCGGCATTGGGCCAGGCCTGCACGTTGGCGCCGGCGAAACGCTCGGACAATGCTTTTCGTCCCGCCTCCGCCGCACGCGCCAGCGCATCGCCGTCGCTGTGCTGCAGGTGGATGGCGATGGCGCGCGCCGAGCCACCGAAACTGCCGAACAGTTCGCCTTCGCTGGCGAAAGCGCGCGTATCGGGGAAGCCGACCACGATCTCGTCGCGCACGATGCGCTCGAGTTCGCCGATGTCGTCCGGGTCCACCACGCGCGCACCCAGCGTGCCGCCGCCCGGCCACAGGTTGAGGTACCAGTTGCTGAGCTGCGGTCCCTTCTCGCCCTCCATGTACGGGCGCATCCGTTCCAGCAATACGGGCGCGATCTCGCGGTTCACGCGTTCGGGGCTCATCCCCGGCGGGAAGTTGAAAAAGGCGTCCACCGCGGCGCGCTTCACCGGCGGCAGGTAGTCGATCTGCGGCATCAGCACTACCGCAAGCAGGGCGGGTGCGAGGACCAGGCCGCCGACCCAGGCGAGCTGGCGCGGCCGGCCTTCGGTGGTCTTCAAGGCCCAGTCGCTGAGCCGCGACCAGAAGCGATGCTGGTTTTCCTCGCCAGGCCGCGTGCGCAGCCAACTGCCGGCCGCGGCGGGCAGCACCGTGACGGCGATCAGCAGCGATATGCCCACCGCGATGGAAATGGTCAGCGCGAGGTCGGCGAAGAGCTGGCCTTCGACGTCGTCCATGAAGATGACCGGCAGGAAGACCGCCACCGTCGTCAGCGTGGACGCGACCAATGCGCCGCCGACCTGCCGCGTGCCTTCCAGCGCCGCATGCGTGGCCGACAGGCCTTGCTCGCGCAGGCGCACGATGTTCTCCGCAACGACGACGGCGGCGTCCATCACCATGCCCACGGCGAAGGCGAGGCCGGCCAGCGAGATGACGTTGAGGCTGCGCCCGGTCAGCTGCAGCACGATGAAGGTGGCGAGCAGCGAAATGGGAATCGCACACGCGATCAGCGCGGTGGCGCGCACATCGCGCAGGAACCACCAGAGGCAGCCCACGGCGAGCAGCACGCCCGCGGTCAGGCTGCCCGACAGCAGACCGAGGGCGCGGTTGATGAAGACCGACGCGTCGAAGCTCTGGGCGATGTCCAGGCCCAGTGGCTTGAGTTCTTGCTCGCGCACGTCGGCGACGACCTGCTTCACTTCGTCCAGCGTGTCGAGCACGTTGGCGCCGCTCTCGCGCAGGATGCGCAAACCGATCGCCGGATTGCCGTTCTGGTAGGCGAAGAAGCGTTGCTCGGGGCGCTTGACCTCGACCGTGGCGACATCGGCCAGGCGCACCGGCCGGCCATCGCGCCAGGCGAGGATCAGGTTGCCCAGCGCCTCGGGCGAATAGCGACCGGCGAAGCGCAGCACATACTCGCGGCGACCGGCTTCCACCACGCCGCCCGACACATCGGTGGCACGCGCAGCGACGGCGGCGACCTCCGGGATCTGGATGCCCAGTGCCGCGGCCCGCGACAGGTCCAGGGTGATGGTCAGCTCCTCTTCTGCACCGCCATTGATCTCCACGCCGGCCACGCCATCGACGGACGTCAGCCGCGGCACGATCCGGTCTTCGATGAGCTGGCGATAGTCGAGGATGTCGCCGCGCGTGCCAGGCAGCTTCTGCACGAAGAAGTAGGTCAGCGAGTTGTTGGCGTTGTCCGCGCCGGCCTGCACCACGGGGGGCGTCGCATCGCGCGGCAGCGGCTGCAGTCGATTCATCCGCGCGAGCACTTCCACCAGCATCGCGTCCATGTCGCTGCCCACGGCGAAAGTCAGGTTGATGAAGCTGTTGCCGGCGTTGACGTTGGAGGTCATCTCCTCCAGCCCGGGCAGGCCCTGCATCACCGTTTCGATTGGCTCGACGATCTCGGATTCCATCTCCTGCGGCGAAGCCGCGCGCCAACCGGTCTGGATCGACATCTGCGGGCGCTCGATGTCCGGGAACAACTGCAGCGGCAGCTTGCCCAGGCTCAGCAGGCCGAATGCGCAGACCATCGCCACCACCACGGCGACGGCGGCGGGATTGCGCAGTGAGGCGTCAGTGAGTTTCATCGTACGTTCCGCGTGGTGGTCGGCGGTGCGCACGATGCGCGCAGTGACAAGCGGCGTTATGGCCCGGAAGTCATGCGGTAAGCCGCATTGCGGCGAGTGGTGGATGCACGACGACGAACCGAGTCCTGAGAATCTTCGTTACGCGCATCGAATGCTGTCGTAGGAGCGACGTAAGTCGCGACCGCACGAGTTGAAGGTCATGAATGCCGCAGCGAGCAGGCAACATCCTGTCGCCATTAGCGCCTCGCACGAGGCCTGGCTTGGTGAGGTTCTGGCTACACGGTCGCGACTTACGTCGCTCCTACAGAACGGCACACGCTTAGAGCAACACCGCCAGCTTGTCGCGATGGCTACGCGACAGCTTCAATTCCTGGCCGCAGTCGAGGCGCAGGAAGCTCTCGCCGTTGGTGTGCGGGCGCATTTCCACCACGCGGCGTGCGTTGACGATAGTGGAGCGGTGGATGCGGGGGAAGCGCTGCGGGTCCAGCTGTTTCTCCAGTTCGCGCATCGTCGCGCGCAGGATCAGCGTGGTGCCGTTCGCTTCGTCGCCGTCCACGTGGATGCACATGTAGTCGCCGGCGGCATCGATCCAGCGGATGCTGTGCAGGTCCACGCGCACGGTGCGGCCGCCATCGCGCACGGCGAGCTTCTCCTCGCGGCGCAGCAGGTCGAGCGCGTCCGCCTTCAGGGCCTCATCCAGGTCCAGCGGCGGACGGCCGCTGAGTTCGCCCAGCAGGCCGAGCAGGTGGGCGCAGTGGCCGCTGGCTTCGCGTTGGGCGCGTGCCTGGCGCACGCGGGCCAGCGCCTGGGCCAGCCGCGAATCTTCCACCGGTTTCAGCAGGTAGTCGGTGGCCGACGCCTCGAACGCGCGGATCGCGTAGTGATCGTAGGCGGTCACGAACACCACCAGCGGCATCTCGCTGGCGGGGATCGCCCGCAGCGTCTGGAAACCATCCAGGCCGGGCATCTGCACATCGAGAAACATCAGGTCCGGGCGGTGCTCGCGCAGGCCGGCGATGGCCGATGCGCCGTCGCCGTACTGGCCGACGATCTCGATGTCGGGATGCGCGGCGAGGCGGATTTCAAGGCCGCGACGCGCGAGCGGTTCGTCGTCGACGATGAGGGCGCGCAGGCGGGGAGCAGGGTCCGATCGGGTGGAAGCATCCATGCGTCAGTCCCCGAGCGTCTGCGAGGTTTCGAAGGGCAGGCGCAGCGACACTTCCAGACCGCGTTCGCGATTGCGCACCGAGAAACCGCCGGTGTCGCCGTACAGCACGTGCAGGCGTTCGCGCGTGTTGCGCAGGCCCACACCCTTGCCCGGCGGCAGTTCGCTGCCCTCCAGGCTGCTGCAACCCGGCCCATCGTCGATCACGCGCAGTACCAACTGCTCGCCATCGCGTTGGGCTTCGATGCGCAGCAGGCCGCCGGCGACCTGTTTGGCGACGGCGTACTTGATGGCGTTTTCGACCAGCGGCTGCAGCAGCAGGCTGGGGAGCAATGCGCGCCAGCAGTCCTCGTCGATATCGGTCTCGATGCGCAGGCGCTCGGCGAAGCGGATCTTCTCGATGTCCAGGTAGAGCGTCAACGCGTCCAGTTCCTGGCGCAACGTCACCCGCTGCATCGGATCGTTGTCCAGCGAATGGCGCAGGAACGACGACAACCCCTGCACCATGCGATTGGCGGTGGCGTTGTCGCGATCGAGGATCAGGGTGGAGATCGCGTTGAGCGTGTTGAAGAGGAAATGCGGGTTGAGCTGGTAGCGCAGCATCTTCAACTGCGCCTGGTGGGCCATGCTGCGTGCCGCGAGCGCGCGCTGGGTTTCGCCCTGCAGCTGGCGGTAGTACTTGATGCCCATGTAGGCGCCCACCCAGGCCAGCACCACGTAGATGTAGCCCAGCGAGTACGCGAGGAATTCCAGGCGGGTGGAGGGCCGGCAGGTTTCGCAGAAATCGACCAGCGCCTCGCGGGTGACGAAATCGATGACCGCCGAACTGAGCAGGATGGCCGGCATCATCACCGCCAGCAGACGGCGCGGTGGCAGCCCCCAGCAGGCGCGCAGCAGGTAGCGCAGCCCGAGGGTGACCACGGCGCCGGTGATCGTCGCCGTCAGCGGCACCACCCAGTATCCGGAGGGCTTGCCGTGCGCGACCGCATACAGGCAACCCTGCGCGAAGTAGGCGCCCCAGCCGCCCAGATGCAGCAGCCAGAAGGCCTGCTGGCGGGGCATGTCGAGGGAATGGGATGCAGCGATGGCCATGGCGGTGGACGGGGACGGACGCAGATACCGCCATGCTAAGGCCATGCACCCCGCGATGCGGCACGGCTCATCGGCCCCCGTGCACGCTTGGGCGCACGGGGACGGAGCTCAGCGCAGCGGGCCGGGTGGTTCGCCGTCGCCGCCGGACTGCAGCGCCACCGGCAGATGCCAGCCGAAGGTGATCGCGGCCATGCGCAGGCCGAAGCAGACCGCCGCGCCGACCAGCGCGCAGGGCAGGGGCGGAAGCATCAGCCAGTAGCCCACGGCGACGATCGAGGCGCCGGCGAGCGCGGCCACGGCGTAGAGTTCGGCGCGCAGCACCAGCGGCACTTGGGCCAACAGCAGGTCGCGGGCGATGCCGCCGCCGATGCCGGTCAGCATGCCCATCGCCGCCGCCATCGGCGGGGCGATGCCGTACTCCAATGCTTTCTGCGTGCCGGCGACCGCGAACAGCGCCAAGCCCATTGCATCGAACAGCCGCACCGGATGGTGCAGCTTCTCGATCAGCGAGGCCCGGAAGAACGTCACCACGCCCGCCGCCAGCGAGGTGACCGGATAGCGCCAGTCGCTGAGCGCGGCCGGTGGCGTGGCGCCGATCAGCAGGTCGCGGGTGATGCCGCCCGCGGTCGCGGCGAGGAACGACAGTACCAGCACGCCGAAGATGTCCAGGCGGCGGCGCACGCCCAGCATGGCGCCGCTGAGCGCGAACACGAACGTGCCGACCAGGTCGAGGATGAGCACCAGGGTATCCATCCCCGTATTGTGCCGCCCACGCACTGGGCCGGCGAGCGCTGCGGATCAGGCCAGGATCGGCTGCATCCCCACGCCCAGGCGATTCCAGGCGTTGATCGTGGCCACCGCCATGGTCAGCTCGGCGATGCCCTGTTCGTCGAAATGCGCCTTCAGCGCCTCATAGGTGCTGTCGGCCGGTGCGCCGGAGGGCAAGGTGGTCAGCTGCTCTGCCCAGGCCAGTGCCGCGCCTTCGCGGGCATCGAAGAAACGGCTGTCTCGCCAGCCGGCCAGCGTGTGCAGCTTGCGCGACTCCACCCCGGCCTTGACCAGTGCGCTGCTGTGCATGTCCATGCAGTAGGCGCAGCCGTTGATCTGCGAGACGCGCAGGAAGATGAGTTCGAGGAACTCCTTTCCCAGCACGCCGTTGTGGACGGCCGTGCTGGTGGCGTAGAGGCCGCGGAAGGCTTCGGGAACATGCTTGGGATAGTCGACGCGATGGAACTTCATGCTCATGGCAGTGCCTCAATGGCGGCCACACCGGCCACCTTCACTACCAGGACGCGCCACCGTCCTTCGCCGTGACAGCCGTGCCCAACTTGTCCGGATTGGCGACGGTGAAGATCTCGCTGATGCGCTCGCCGTCGCTCATCGCCACGATCACCGCGACCAGCACCCCATCGCGGTAGCGCAGGATCGCCGGTTCGCCGTTGGCCGTGCCCATGCGCCAGGCGATGGCCGGGTCCTGCCGGCGATACGCGGCCCAGAACAACCGCGCGATCCGGATCGCGCCCAGCAACGGACGGATGACGGCCTGTCCCTTGCCGCCACCATCGGAGACCAGTTGCGCGTCCTCGCGCAGCAAGGCGGTGATCGCGGGCTGGTCGCCGCGGCGCGCAGCGTCCATGAAGCGCTCCAGCAGGCGTCGGTGGTTCTCCGGCGGCACCTCGAAACGCGGCCGGCCGGCCTGCACGCGTTCGCGCGCGCGATGGACCATCTGCCGGCAGTTGGCCTCGCTCTGGCCCAGCAGGGGCGCGATCTGCGCGTAGTCGTAGTCGAAGGCTTCCTTCAGCAGGAAGGCGGCGCGCTCTTCCGGGCCCAGCCGTTCCAGCACGGCCAGGAAGGCCAGCGAAACCTGTTCCGAGACTTCGGCGGTGCGCTCCGGGCCTGGGGCCTCGTCGATGTCCGAGGGCGCGGGCAGCCACGGGCCGGTGTAGTGCTCGCGCTGCACGCGCGCCGCGCGCAGGCGGTCGATGCCCAGCCGGGTGGCGGCGGTGACCAGCCACGCCTCGGGGTCGCGGATGCCGGTCTTGTCGGTCTGCTGCCAGCGCAGCCAGGTGTCCTGGACGACATCCTCGGCGTCGCTGCGGCTGCCCAGTAGCCGGTAGGAGAGCCCGAAAAGACGGGAGCGGTGGGTTTCGAAGGTGTTTTCGGCGTTCATGCGACCAAAGACGGGGCAGGGCGACGTGGCGTGACAGCCGGGCAAGGAGTCACTTTGGCCTAAAATGGGCGCTTCCGCCCGCTACCCCACCGGCAGCCCCCGGCTTCACGTCCCATGACCTCGATCAAGCAAGAAGACCTCATCCAGTCCATCGCCGACGGCCTGCAGTACATCAGCTACTACCACCCGGTCGACTACATCAAGAGCCTCGCGTCCGCGTATGACCGCGAGGAATCGTCGGCCGCGAAGGACGCCATCGCGCAGATCCTGATCAATTCGCGCATGTGCGCCGAAGGCCACCGCCCGATTTGCCAGGACACCGGCATCGTCACCGTGTTCCTCGAGATCGGCATGGACGTGCGCTGGGACGACGCCACGATGGGCGTGGAGGACATGGTCCACGAGGGCGTGCGCCGCGCCTACAACCATCCGGACAACAAGCTGCGCGCCAGCGTGCTGGCCGACCCGGCCGGCAAGCGCACCAACACGAAGGACAACACGCCGGGCGTGGTCAACGTCAAGGTCGTGCCGGGCAACACCGTCGACGTGATCGTCGCCGCGAAGGGCGGTGGATCGGAAGCGAAGTCGAAGTTCGCGATGCTCAATCCGTCAGATTCCATCGTCGACTGGGTGCTGAAGACCGTGCCCACGATGGGCGCCGGCTGGTGCCCGCCGGGCATGCTCGGCATCGGCATCGGAGGCACCGCCGAGAAGGCGATGCTGCTGGCGAAGGAATCGCTGATGGAGCCGATCGACATCACCGACCTGCAGGCACGCGGCGCGTCCAATCGCGCCGAAGAGTTGCGCCTGGAGCTGTACGAGAAGGTCAACGCTCTGGGCATCGGCGCGCAGGGCCTGGGTGGCCTGACCACCGTGCTCGACATCAAGGTCAAGGATTACCCGACCCACGCGGCCAACCTGCCCGTGGCGATGATCCCGAACTGCGCCGCCACGCGCCACGCGCACTTCACCCTCGACGGCAGCGGCCCGGTGATGCTGGACCCGCCGTCGCTGGAGGACTGGCCGGAACTGACCTACGACGCGTCGAAGGGCCGTCGCGTCGATCTCGACACGCTGACCCGCGAGGACGTCGCCAACTGGAAGCCGGGCGAGGTCCTGCTGCTCAACGGCAAGTTGCTGACCGGCCGCGATGCCGCGCACAAGCGCATGGTCGACATGCTCAACAAGGGCGAGGCACTGCCGGTCGATCTGAAGGGTCGCTTCATCTACTACGTCGGTCCGGTCGATCCCGTGCGCGATGAAGTCGTCGGCCCGGCGGGCCCGACCACCGCCACCCGCATGGACAAGTTCACCGAACAGGTGCTGGCGCAGACCGGCCTGCTGGGCATGGTCGGCAAGGCCGAGCGTGGTCCGGCGGCGATCGAGGCCATCAAGAAGCACCAGTCGGCCTACCTGATGGCGGTCGGCGGCGCGGCGTACCTGGTCTCCAAGGCGATCAAAGCGGCGGAGGTCGTCGGTTTCGCCGACCTGGGCATGGAAGCGATCTACGAGTTCACCGTGCAGGACATGCCGGTGACCGTCGCCGTCGACTCGCAAGGCACCTCGGTGCACCAGACCGGCCCGAAGGAGTGGCAGGCGCGGATCGGGAAGATTCCGGTGGTGGTGGCATAAGCGCTGTCTCCCTCGCCTGCCAGGCGAGGGCCGTGAGTTCCAGGAGCCGATGCATGACGACGACGTTGTATTACTCCCGCAGTACCGCCAGCCTGGTGGTGCACTGGCTGCTGATCGAGCTGGGCATCCCGCATGAGCTGCATGAACTGGACTTCGACAAGCGCGACCAGAAATCCGACGAGTACCTGAAGCTCAACCCCGCTGGCGTGGTGCCCACGCTGGTGATGGACGGGCAGGTGATCACCGAGACGGCCGCGATCCTGATGCATCTCGCCGATACGCATCCGCGTGCCGAACTGGCGCCTGCGGTGGCGAGCACGCAGCGTGCGCAGTACTACCGCTGGATGCTGTTCTGCGCCAACACGCTGATGCCCGCGTACCGCGCGTGGTTCTATTCCGACGAGATCGCCGGCGAAGCCAATGTCGAGGCCACCCAGCAGCACGCACGGGCGAAGCTGGAAAAGGCGTGGGGACAGGTCGCCGAGCATCTCGAAGCGCATGGGCCTTACCTGCTGGGCACTCAGCGCACCGCGGCCGACTTCCTGCTGACGATGCTGATGCGCTGGTCGCGCAACATGCCCAAGCCCACCGATACCTGGCCAGCGCTGCAGGCCTACGCACAGCGCATGAAGGCGCTGCCGAGTTTCAAGGACGTCTATGCGCGGGAAGGATTGACGGACTGGACCTGACGGGGGGTCGCCCCTGTAGGAGCGACGTGAGTCGCGACCGCGGACCGGGAAATCGCATGAAGCCGAGGCCACGAGCGGGGTGCGCCTGAAATACAGCGCCTGGAGCTGTGTTCCTGCCCGTCCTTGGCGTGCGGTCGCGACTCACGTCGCTCCTACATGGGGCACGATGCTCTCTCAGTCCACGTACTCGTCGAACTTCCGGCCGCCCTGGAACGGCATCAGGTGCTGGCGCACGATGCCGCGCGGAACCGTTTCGAGCTTCATCACGCCGTATTCTTCGGGCCACGCTTCCTGCTTGGGCGGCAGTTTGAACGTGCCCATCAACATGTCCACCAGCGGCAGGTGAATGGCGTAGTTCACGTCCAGGTAGTCCTTGTGCCGCGCGTGGTGCCAGTGGTGGTAGCGCGGCAGCACCAACAGATATTCGAGCCAGCCGAAGCGGATGCCCAGGTTGGCGTGCGCCAGCACCGCCTGCAGACCCACCAGGATCACGTAGGCATTCACCGCCGGCGTCGAGAAGCCGAGGACCAGCAGCGGCAACAGCACCGCGCTGCGGGTCAGCACGATCTCGACGATATGGATGCGCGAGCCGGCCAGCCAATCCATCTCGCGGCTGGAATGGTGCACGGCATGGAAGCGCCAGAGCCACGGAATGTTGTGGTACGCGCGGTGCAGCAGCGCTTGCGCGAGGTCGGCGACGAACACGGCGATCAGGAACTGGGCCCAGACCGGCAGCGACTGGATGGCGTCCTTCAAGGCGGGGAACGCGGCCAGGCCGGCGATGGTCGAGGTGGAGGCCGTCACCAGGATCAGGATGAACTGAACCAGCATGTGGCTCATGAAAAAGTACGTCACGTCGGTGCGCCAGCCGGGACGCAGCGGCGAGATCCGGCGCTTGCCGAGGTAGTGTTCCAGCGGCACGAACACCAGCGCCGAGAAGAACAGCGAGATCACGAACCAGTCCAGGCCCAGCGAGTACGGCGTCTTGCCGATGGCGTCGAACTGCACGTTGGTGCCGCCCAGCAGCACCGCCAGCGTGGCACCGCCGACACCGATGAGCGCGATGCGCTTGTTGCGGTCGCGCAGGATGGCCACGGTGCCCAGCACGAACGCCGCAACGAGCCCGACGAGCAGCAGGTGGCGGGCGAACTCTTCGTTGTAGGCCGCGCGGAACTCCTTGCTGGTCAGCAGTTCCGGATAGTGGAAGCACAGCACCGCCATCAGGCTGAGCACGCCCAACAGGGCGGAGGCATAGGCGAAGAACGAACGGCGCGGGCGCGACATGGAGGGCTTCCTTGGCAGGCGAAACAGGTCCTGCGCCCGATCTTACGTCAGACGATGCGGTTTCCGGCCGCGTCCACGACCGCTTCGCCGTCTTCCTTGCTGAAAGCGCCGCGCTGCGGTTGCGGCAGGATGTCGAGCACCGCTTCCGAAGGGCGGCACAGCTTCGTGCCCAGGGCGGTGACCACGATCGGGCGGTTGATCAGCACCGGATGGGCCAGCATGGCGTCGATGAGCGCCGCATCATCGGCGTCGGCAAGGCCCAGTTCCGAGTAAAGCGTCTCCTTGGTACGCACTACCTCGCGCACGGAAGTACCCATGGCTGCGATCAGCGACACCAGCGTGGTGCGGTCGGGCGGCATCTGCAGGTATTCGATGATCTGCGGCTCGATACCGGCGTTGCGGATCAGCCCCAGCGTATTGCGCGAGGTGCCGCACGCGGGGTTGTGGTAGATCGTCACGTCGTCCATCAGTACCAGTCCAGCAGCGAGATGCCCAGGCCGAGGTAGGTGGCCTTGTGGTTGTAGTCGATCAGGCTTTCGCCGTAACCATGGAAGACCTGCACGTGGCCGCGGAACGTGCGGTTGATCGGAAAGCCGTAGTCCACCTGCAACGCGCCGTGCGAATCGTCGCCGCCGCGCAGCGAGTGCCGTCCCAGCACGGTGAACACGTGGCCACCTTTCGCATAGGTCAGCATCGCGTCGCCACGGCCGATGTAATCCTCGATGTCCGGGTTGTCGTCGTCGTTCCCGTCCGGCACGCGATACCACGGCCGCACGACGAACGCCCAGTTCTCGCGATCTAGGCCGATGGTGGCGATCACCCGGTTCCAACTGCGCGAAAGCGGATCGCTGCGCCCGTTGGATTGGTGATTGATGCCGATGCCGGCCATCCGGCCCTTCCAGCCGGCGATGCTGTAGTTGTTGCGGAACACCAGCATCACTTCCGGCTCGTAGTTCGTTTCCCGGAACGGGCGCGACTCCTCGCCGTTGAAGACCTGCCAGCGCGAGCTCTGGGTGTAGGCGCCCCACAGGTCGCCGTTGTCGCCGAACAGGTTCTCGGCGAACTTGGTCTTGAAGCTCAGCTGGAACTTCGCCTCGATGTCCTGCAGGTTCTGGGGCGTGGTGACCGTGTTGTCGGGGTTGGGTGAGCTCGGGGTCTCGTTGACCTGACTGGTCCAGAAGGCGGGCAGCAGGTAGACCGGCTTGTAGCCCCGCAGCTGGAAGACACCCAGCTTCGAGTCCTTGGCCAGTTCCCAGCGGCTGTCGAGCAACGAACCGCGCCCGGCGTTGGCGATCAAGTCGGCGTCCGCCGGGTCGTCCGCACGGAACCAGGCCCCCAGGCGACGACGCGTGCGCTCACTCAGGGCCACGTCATCGGCCTGCGCCTCGGCGGCGGCGCGGGCTTCGGCCCGGGCCTTGGCGCGGGCGGCGGCCTCGGC harbors:
- a CDS encoding carboxymuconolactone decarboxylase family protein, which gives rise to MKFHRVDYPKHVPEAFRGLYATSTAVHNGVLGKEFLELIFLRVSQINGCAYCMDMHSSALVKAGVESRKLHTLAGWRDSRFFDAREGAALAWAEQLTTLPSGAPADSTYEALKAHFDEQGIAELTMAVATINAWNRLGVGMQPILA
- a CDS encoding RNA polymerase sigma-70 factor; its protein translation is MNAENTFETHRSRLFGLSYRLLGSRSDAEDVVQDTWLRWQQTDKTGIRDPEAWLVTAATRLGIDRLRAARVQREHYTGPWLPAPSDIDEAPGPERTAEVSEQVSLAFLAVLERLGPEERAAFLLKEAFDYDYAQIAPLLGQSEANCRQMVHRARERVQAGRPRFEVPPENHRRLLERFMDAARRGDQPAITALLREDAQLVSDGGGKGQAVIRPLLGAIRIARLFWAAYRRQDPAIAWRMGTANGEPAILRYRDGVLVAVIVAMSDGERISEIFTVANPDKLGTAVTAKDGGASW
- a CDS encoding fumarate hydratase → MTSIKQEDLIQSIADGLQYISYYHPVDYIKSLASAYDREESSAAKDAIAQILINSRMCAEGHRPICQDTGIVTVFLEIGMDVRWDDATMGVEDMVHEGVRRAYNHPDNKLRASVLADPAGKRTNTKDNTPGVVNVKVVPGNTVDVIVAAKGGGSEAKSKFAMLNPSDSIVDWVLKTVPTMGAGWCPPGMLGIGIGGTAEKAMLLAKESLMEPIDITDLQARGASNRAEELRLELYEKVNALGIGAQGLGGLTTVLDIKVKDYPTHAANLPVAMIPNCAATRHAHFTLDGSGPVMLDPPSLEDWPELTYDASKGRRVDLDTLTREDVANWKPGEVLLLNGKLLTGRDAAHKRMVDMLNKGEALPVDLKGRFIYYVGPVDPVRDEVVGPAGPTTATRMDKFTEQVLAQTGLLGMVGKAERGPAAIEAIKKHQSAYLMAVGGAAYLVSKAIKAAEVVGFADLGMEAIYEFTVQDMPVTVAVDSQGTSVHQTGPKEWQARIGKIPVVVA
- a CDS encoding glutathione S-transferase family protein; this encodes MTTTLYYSRSTASLVVHWLLIELGIPHELHELDFDKRDQKSDEYLKLNPAGVVPTLVMDGQVITETAAILMHLADTHPRAELAPAVASTQRAQYYRWMLFCANTLMPAYRAWFYSDEIAGEANVEATQQHARAKLEKAWGQVAEHLEAHGPYLLGTQRTAADFLLTMLMRWSRNMPKPTDTWPALQAYAQRMKALPSFKDVYAREGLTDWT
- a CDS encoding sterol desaturase family protein, with the protein product MSRPRRSFFAYASALLGVLSLMAVLCFHYPELLTSKEFRAAYNEEFARHLLLVGLVAAFVLGTVAILRDRNKRIALIGVGGATLAVLLGGTNVQFDAIGKTPYSLGLDWFVISLFFSALVFVPLEHYLGKRRISPLRPGWRTDVTYFFMSHMLVQFILILVTASTSTIAGLAAFPALKDAIQSLPVWAQFLIAVFVADLAQALLHRAYHNIPWLWRFHAVHHSSREMDWLAGSRIHIVEIVLTRSAVLLPLLVLGFSTPAVNAYVILVGLQAVLAHANLGIRFGWLEYLLVLPRYHHWHHARHKDYLDVNYAIHLPLVDMLMGTFKLPPKQEAWPEEYGVMKLETVPRGIVRQHLMPFQGGRKFDEYVD
- the arsC gene encoding arsenate reductase (glutaredoxin) (This arsenate reductase requires both glutathione and glutaredoxin to convert arsenate to arsenite, after which the efflux transporter formed by ArsA and ArsB can extrude the arsenite from the cell, providing resistance.); the protein is MDDVTIYHNPACGTSRNTLGLIRNAGIEPQIIEYLQMPPDRTTLVSLIAAMGTSVREVVRTKETLYSELGLADADDAALIDAMLAHPVLINRPIVVTALGTKLCRPSEAVLDILPQPQRGAFSKEDGEAVVDAAGNRIV